GGCTGGCGGCATGGCTCTCACCGTCGGCTTCGACCTCGACATGACCCTGCTCGACACCCGTCCCGGGATCAAGGCGACCTACGACGTCCTCGCCGCCGAGACCGGCACCCGCATCGACAGCGACCTGGCGGTCAGCCGGCTGGGCCCGCCGCTCGCCCGGGAGATCGCCCACTGGTTCCCGGCCGACCGGGTCGACGCGGCGGTGGCCCGCTACCGGGAGCTGTACCGCGAGCACGCCCTGCCCGGCACCCTGCTGCTGCCCGGGGCGGCCGAGGCGGTGGCCGCGGTCCGCGCGCTCGGCGGCCGGGTCGCGGTGATCACCGGCAAGTACGAGCCCAACGCCCGCCTCCAGCTGGACCACGTCGGCCTCGTGGTGGACGTTGTCCAGGGCGACCTGTGGGCCGAGACCAAGGGCGCCGCCCTGCGCGCCCACGGCGCCGGCGTGTACGTCGGCGACCACCTCGGGGACATCCTCGGCGCCCGCGCGGCCGACGCCGTCGCGGTGGGCGTCGCCACCGGCCCGTACGGCCCGGAGGAACTGCGCGCGGCCGGGGCGGACGTGGTCCTCACCGACCTCACCGGCTTCCCCGCCTGGCTGGCCGCGCACACGGCCTGACGCCCGGTCGGGCCGCGGCGCGGACCTCCTGCGCCGTGGCCTAGGCCTCCTGCGCCGCACCCCCCTGCGCCGCGGCGGCGCGCTCCCGCACCCTTCGCCGCTGCGCCCGCGCCGACAGCAGCAGGCCGACCAGCGAGACCAGGAACCCGCCCGGCATCAGCATGCACAGCCAGTAGGCGAAGGTGGGGAACCGGTCGAAGTCGAAGAACAGCGGGACGAAGGTCACCAGGGTGGCCAGGGCCCCGAAGCCGAAGACGTATCCCCCCACCCGGACCAGCACGTCAGCCGGGTCGGCGGCGGTCTTCTCGTTCACATCTGCTCCTCAGTTCGCGGCCCGTCCAGTCTGGCAGAGCACGGGACCCCCGCCGATCGGCGGGGGTGGTGAAGGTCCGGTTCACCCTGGACGCTCAGTTCTCCCAGAAAACTCTCAGGCACTCTGGTGTTTGTTGGAATGGCTACCCCTGGGTCCGTCGGGGCGGCCGGCTTTTCTCGGGGGACACAGGAGTACCGGGCCATGGGTCTGACCAGTCACAAGGTGCTGGCGCTGTCCGCGCTGATATCCGTGCTCATGGTGGGCGGCACGGTCTGGCTGTGGCCGAGGCTGGCGAGTCGCGGGGTGGGCCCGGTGCTCGGCCGGGTCGGCACGATCGTCGGCACCCAGCTGGCGGTGATGTGCACCCTGGGCCTGGTCGCCAACAACTACTTCGCCTTCTACAGCAGCTGGGCGGACCTGCTGGGCACCGGCGCCGAGGGCCCGGTCACCGTCCAGAACCAGCTGAGCGGCCGGCCGCCGGGCGTCCAGCAGATCTCCCACGAGAAGGTCCGCGGCACCAACTCGGTGGGCCGCGAGCCGATCCAGGTGGGCAAGCTGGAGCGGATCCTCATCCCCGGCGCCACCACCGGCCTCGCCACCGAGGGGTACGTCTACCTGCCGCCGCAGTACTTCCAGCCGGAGTACCAGGACAAGCACTTCCCGGCCGCGATCGCCATCACCGGCTTCCCCGGCGACGCCAAGAACCTCATCACCAAGCTCAACTACCCGGGCACCGAGCTGCAGCAGATCCGCGACGGCAAGATGAAGCCGACCGTGCTGGTCCTGATGCGGCCCTCCCCGGCGATGCCCCGCGACACCGAGTGCGAGGACATCCCCGGCGGCCCGCAGTCCGACACCTACTTCGCCAAGGACGTGCCGGCCGCGATCCGCGGCTCGTACCGGGTCGCCGACGGCCCGGGCAGCTTCGCCGTGATGGGCAACTCCACCGGCGGCTACTGCGCGCTCAAGCTGGCCATGCGCCACCCGGACGTGTTCTCCGCCGGCGTCTCGCTCTCCGGCTACTACCACGCGGCCGAGGACCCGACCACCGGCGACCTCTTCGGCGGCAGCCAGCAGCGCCGCGACGAGGCCGACCTCGACTGGCGCCTGGCCAACCTCCCGCAGCCGCAGGTCGCCCTGCTCGTCGGCGGCAGCCGCGAGGGCGACGGCGACTACTACCGGGACACCCAGAAGTTCGTCGAGGCCGCCAAGGGCACCCCGACCAAGGTCTCCTCGATCACGCTGGAGACCGGCGGCCACAACTTCAACACCTGGACGCGGATGCTCCCGGCCTCGCTCGGCTGGCTCGGCGAGCACCTCAACGCACCCGCCTGACCGGCGAGTCGTCACTGCGCGCAGTTCCTCGGAAACTGGGAGTTTCGGCCTCCGCCGCCGCAGGGTATGCCACCCTTCGCACGGGGTTGATCAGAACGCCCCGCGTCGGCGATCGGGGGTGCGGGCCAGTGGACGGTGCGATGACGCCTCCCGGCGGCGCCGGTCCCCGGTCCGGAATCTCGGCGGCGCGCGAGTGATCCCTGAGGGATCATTGCTCTGCTGATCACGGCGACCCGGCCCCGAACCGGGATCCTTCACACCCATCGACGAGGACTTTTCGAGATGCCCACCGGCCAGGTCAAGTGGTTCAACGAGACGAAGGGCTACGGCTTCCTGTCGCGCGACGACGGGGGCGAGGTCTTCGTCCACACCAAGGCGCTGCCCGCCGGAGTGACCACGCTCAGGCCGGGCCAGCGCGTCGAGTTCGGCATCGCCGCCGGCCACCGCGGCGACCAGGCGATGGGCGTCACGCTGCTGGACGCGCTGCCCTCGGTGGCCGTCGCCCAGCGCCGCAGCCCGGACGACATGGCCCCCATCGTGCAGGACCTGATCACCACGCTGGACGGGGTTCTCCCCGGCCTCCAGCGCGGCCGGTACCCGGTCAAGAAGGAGGGCCAGCAGCTGGCCGTCCTGCTGCGCGCGGTCGCCGACCAGTTCGACGTCTGAGACCGGCCGGTCGCTCTGAGCCCGCAAGGGCTCAGAGCACCAGCGCACCCGGCTCGACGGCGGGGACGAGTCCCTCCTCGGCGGCCCGGGTCAGCAGCGCCCGCACCGCGGCGAGGCCCTCCTCGCCCAGGTCGGCGGTGAACGCGTTCACGTACAGGGCGATGTGCCGGTCGGCCACGTCCGGGTCCATCTCCTGGGCGTGCGCCAGCACGTACCCACGGGACGCCTCCGGGTGCTCCCAGGCGGCCCGGACCGAGGCCCGGATCGTCTCCGACAGCTCCTTCAGCCGGGCGTCGCCCAGCGAGCGCCGGGCGACGATCGCCCCGAGCGGGATCGGCAGTCCGGTCTCCGCCTCCCAGGCCTCACCCATGTCGGCGAGCCGGTGCAGCCCGTACCGCTGGTACGTGAACCGGGCCTCGTGGATCACCAGGCCGGCATCCACCCGGCCGTCCCGGACGGCGGGCATGATCTCGTGGAACGGCAGCACCACGATCTCCCCGAACCCGTCCGGCACCGCCTTCGCCGCCCAGAGCCGGAACAGCAGGTACGCGGTGGAGCGCTCGCTCGGCACCGCCACCGTCCGCCCGGCCAGCCCGGCCGGCGAGGTCTCCTCCGCGGTCAGCACCAGTGGCCCGCAGCCCCGCCCCAGCGCCCCGCCACAGGGCAGCAGCGCGTACTCCTCCAGCACCCACGGCAGCTGCCCGTACGAGATCTTCAGGACGTCCAGCTCGCCGCGCTCGGCGAGGCCGTTGGTGACGTCGATGTCGGCGAACAGCACCTCGGGCGCCGCGGCCCCCGGGACCAGGCCGTGCGCCCAGGCGTGGAAGACGAAGGTGTCGTTCGGGCAGGGCGAGTAGGCGATCCGCAGCGGGTCAGCCACGGGTGACCTCCTTCAGCAGGCGCTCGTAGGGCAGCGCCGCGAAGGCCCTCTCCAGGGCCCCCAGCGCCTCGCCGATCCGCCAGGCGGCCCGGTCACGCGGGCCCACGGCGTTGGACACGGTACGGATCTCCGCCACCGGCACCCCGAACCGGGCGGCCGCCTCGGCCACCCCGGAGCCCTCCATGGCCTCGGCCGCCACCTCCGGGTGGCGCTCGGCCAGCGCGGCGGCCCGCTCGGCGGAGCCGGTCACCGTGGAGACCGTCAGCACCGGGCCGGTCACGGCCCCCAGCGCCTCGGCCGCCAGCCGCACCACGGCCACCGGCGGGAGGTGGCGGACCGTCCCGAAACCCAGCTCGGTGACGCTCCGGAAGCCCTCCGGCGTCTCGGCGCCCAGGTCCGCGGCGACGATCTCCTCCGCCACCACGGTCGCCCCGATCGGCGCCCGGGGCGCGAAACCGCCGGCGATCCCGGCCGACACCACCAGCTCGTACGGCCGCAGCGTCAGGGCACCCGCCGCGGCGGCCGCGGCGGCCGCCGGACCGACACCACCGGCCAGCACGTCCACCACCACCCCCGAGGCGTGCTCGGCGCGGTGCAGCACACCGCCGGGCAGCGGCACCGGACGGGCGTCGCCGCCCAGCCCACGCAGCACGGCCTCGGCCTCGGGCCCGACCGCGACGACGACGAGCAGCCGGGCCTGCGGGAGGCCGGGCCGCTCGTCGGAGGTCTGCGGGGTCATCGCGGCCCGGTCAGTTCTTCTGCTTCAGGTCGAAGTACCAGATGCCGTACACCTCGTTGGACTTCTGGTCGGCCGCGACCACCGTGACGGTGGTGGTGCCGCTGCCGTTCAGGATGGTCGAGGCGGGCACCGAGCCGGAGTAGGTCGAACCCCGGACGTCCTGCGCGATCACGGCCTCGCCCTGGGCGCCGCCGTCGGTGAAGGCGAACCAGCCCTTGTCCGCGATCTCGGGCGGCACGCCGACGCCGACCCGGTCGCTGGACTCCACGTCCGAGCTCACGATCTTGTTGTTGTCGCGGGCGTCCTTCGCCTCCGTGCGGCACTTGGCCAGCATCGCCTGGTCGAGCGGCTGGCCGCCGTTGTAGCAGGACGGCGCACTCTCGACGGAGGAGGTGCCCACCGTCAGGGTGACCTTGTGCTCGGACGGCTTGCCCTCGCTGTTGGCGTAGGCGATCGAACCGGCGACCGTGCCGGCTCCGATCAGGACGACGGCGCCGATGCCGGCGATCGCGCGGGTGCTGAGGCTCATGGGCAAGAATCTACCCGGCTTCCGCGATCACGCGACGCGGGGGTTGCCGAGTCGTGCGGCCTATGCCACGCGCGGCCGAGCCGCGTGACCCCGCAGCCCCACCCGCAGCAGCGAGCGGAACGTCAGCAGCAGCATCACACCGAGCACCACGGCCGCCAGCCACATGCC
The window above is part of the Kitasatospora sp. HUAS MG31 genome. Proteins encoded here:
- a CDS encoding HAD family hydrolase, whose amino-acid sequence is MALTVGFDLDMTLLDTRPGIKATYDVLAAETGTRIDSDLAVSRLGPPLAREIAHWFPADRVDAAVARYRELYREHALPGTLLLPGAAEAVAAVRALGGRVAVITGKYEPNARLQLDHVGLVVDVVQGDLWAETKGAALRAHGAGVYVGDHLGDILGARAADAVAVGVATGPYGPEELRAAGADVVLTDLTGFPAWLAAHTA
- a CDS encoding alpha/beta hydrolase, giving the protein MGLTSHKVLALSALISVLMVGGTVWLWPRLASRGVGPVLGRVGTIVGTQLAVMCTLGLVANNYFAFYSSWADLLGTGAEGPVTVQNQLSGRPPGVQQISHEKVRGTNSVGREPIQVGKLERILIPGATTGLATEGYVYLPPQYFQPEYQDKHFPAAIAITGFPGDAKNLITKLNYPGTELQQIRDGKMKPTVLVLMRPSPAMPRDTECEDIPGGPQSDTYFAKDVPAAIRGSYRVADGPGSFAVMGNSTGGYCALKLAMRHPDVFSAGVSLSGYYHAAEDPTTGDLFGGSQQRRDEADLDWRLANLPQPQVALLVGGSREGDGDYYRDTQKFVEAAKGTPTKVSSITLETGGHNFNTWTRMLPASLGWLGEHLNAPA
- a CDS encoding cold-shock protein, which codes for MPTGQVKWFNETKGYGFLSRDDGGEVFVHTKALPAGVTTLRPGQRVEFGIAAGHRGDQAMGVTLLDALPSVAVAQRRSPDDMAPIVQDLITTLDGVLPGLQRGRYPVKKEGQQLAVLLRAVADQFDV
- a CDS encoding 1,4-dihydroxy-6-naphthoate synthase, yielding MADPLRIAYSPCPNDTFVFHAWAHGLVPGAAAPEVLFADIDVTNGLAERGELDVLKISYGQLPWVLEEYALLPCGGALGRGCGPLVLTAEETSPAGLAGRTVAVPSERSTAYLLFRLWAAKAVPDGFGEIVVLPFHEIMPAVRDGRVDAGLVIHEARFTYQRYGLHRLADMGEAWEAETGLPIPLGAIVARRSLGDARLKELSETIRASVRAAWEHPEASRGYVLAHAQEMDPDVADRHIALYVNAFTADLGEEGLAAVRALLTRAAEEGLVPAVEPGALVL
- a CDS encoding futalosine hydrolase, producing MTPQTSDERPGLPQARLLVVVAVGPEAEAVLRGLGGDARPVPLPGGVLHRAEHASGVVVDVLAGGVGPAAAAAAAAGALTLRPYELVVSAGIAGGFAPRAPIGATVVAEEIVAADLGAETPEGFRSVTELGFGTVRHLPPVAVVRLAAEALGAVTGPVLTVSTVTGSAERAAALAERHPEVAAEAMEGSGVAEAAARFGVPVAEIRTVSNAVGPRDRAAWRIGEALGALERAFAALPYERLLKEVTRG